In the Nerophis ophidion isolate RoL-2023_Sa linkage group LG01, RoL_Noph_v1.0, whole genome shotgun sequence genome, one interval contains:
- the LOC133548651 gene encoding gastrula zinc finger protein XlCGF57.1-like isoform X1, with protein sequence MATSCQRESERQSETSTKSPTEKKTKTADEDILQLISHPEEVSPQSGGSSTLKQETPQPPCIKKEEEELCMTQEGEGVCLLGREEADYTKFPLTIVSVKTEDDEEKPQADNFLASLSDSEAEEEVEVTLSSDTDCEGDMRTHTDNKHPKKKKGKKNLSCSVCDKSFAHRSNLAYHMRTHTGAKPFNCSVCGTVFSRKGTLIEHMRTHTGEKPFSCSLCGKSFSQKGSVTKHKKTHTDEKTLICSVCSQVFVSKQGLVRHLKKHMGSNTGCESDMRTLADDKVSKCPQKRKNEKCLSCSVCGKLFTHKSKLTYHMRTHTGEKPFNCSVCDTSFSVKSNLIDHLKRHTGEKPFSCSLCYNSYARKSHLTDHMRTHTGEKPFTCVVCGKRCSQKSSVAIHMRTHTDVKTFNCSVCSEIFATKQGLFRHMRTHKGGKTFTCSICDKSFTQNSSLTDHIRLHTGEKPFNCSVCSKTFATKQGLSRHMRTHKEGKKLTCSICGKSFSQNCSLIAHVRLHTGERHVNAQFVTKALLKTSV encoded by the coding sequence acATCCTGCAGCTGATTAGTCATCCAGAAGAAGTTTCccctcagtcaggggggagctccactttgaagcaggagactccacaaccaccctgcattaaaaaggaagaggaggaactctgtaTGACTCAGGAGGGAGAGGGAGTgtgtcttctaggacgagaggaagctgattacaccaagtttccactgactattgtctctgtgaagactgaagacgatgaagagaaaccacaagcaGACAACTTCTTAGCttcactatcagatagtgaggccgAAGAGGAGGTTGAAGtaactttgagcagcgatacagactgtgaaggtgatatgaggactcacactgacaacaaacatCCTAAAAAgaagaaaggtaaaaaaaatttgAGCTGTTCGGTTTGTGATAAAAGTTTTGCTCACAGGAGTAATTTAGCTtaccacatgagaacacacacaggagcaaaaccatttaattgttcagtctGTGGTACAGTCTTTTCTAGAAAAGGTACTTTGAttgaacacatgagaacgcacacaggagaaaaaccatttagttgctCACTTtgcggcaaaagcttttctcaaaaggGCAGTGTGacgaaacataaaaaaacacacaccgatgaaaaaacacttatttgttcCGTTTGCAGTCAAGTGTTTGTTTCCAAACAAGGTCTGGTTCGCCACTTGAAAAAACACATGGGAAGCAATACAGGCTGCGAAAGTGATATGAGGACTCTCGCTGACGATAAGGTCTCCAAATGCCCTCAAAAGaggaaaaatgaaaaatgtttgAGCTGTTCGGTTTGTGGTAAACTTTTTACTCACAAGAGTAAATTGACAtaccacatgagaacacacacaggagaaaaaccattcaattgttcagtttgtgacaCAAGCTTTTCTGTAAAGAGTAATTTAATTGACCACTTAAaaagacacactggagaaaaaccatttagttgctCACTTTGTTATAATAGTTACGCTCGCAAGAGCCATCTGACTgatcacatgagaacacacacaggggaAAAACCATTTACTTGTGTAGTCTGTGGTAAAAGATGTTCTCAAAAGAGCAGTGTGgccatacacatgagaacacacacagacgTAAAAACATTTAACTGCTCAGTTTGCAGTGAAATATTTGCCACCAAACAAGGTTTATTTcgccacatgagaacacacaaagGCGGGAAAACATTTACCTGTTCAATTTGTGACAAAAGCTTTACTCAAAATAGCAGTTTGACTGACCACATAAGattacacacaggagaaaaaccgttTAACTGCTCAGTTTGCAGCAAAACATTTGCCACCAAACAAGGTTTATCTcgccacatgagaacacacaaagaaggaaaaaaattgaCTTGTTCAATTTGTGgcaaaagtttttctcaaaattgcaGTTTGATTGCTCATGTAAGATTACACACAGGAGAAAGGCATGTAAATGCTCAGTTTGTCACTAAAGCTTTACTAAAGACGTCAGTTTAA